The Haliotis asinina isolate JCU_RB_2024 chromosome 3, JCU_Hal_asi_v2, whole genome shotgun sequence genome segment AACCGGCGGAACAAGATCTTGATTTCTTGTAGATTGCACTTATGTGAAGTTACCATTACATATTGTAAGTGCATTGTTGTCCCGTGAAGTGAGAGATTTGAGTCGTGTGGATGTTGATATTATGTTCATTACGGTAAGCCTAAAGCGAAACTGGCTTTACGGTGCATTTCCGAGAACCAGGCAATATCTCGTATGAGGACGTTACCACCCACCCACTTTTACACACTGAGTTTCTGGGACATTACGTGAGGCGTCGCTTAtgaagtaggtataaccaacagtGAGCTCTTTCTCTGAAGGATATTTGTAATCATGTCTTTCTTGGACCTTGCTTTTGTAATGGACTGCACGGGCAGTATGGGCTCGTATATTGATTCTGCAAGAGAGAACATCAGTCTTATAATCGATAAAATATCCTCAGCGGGTGGAAGAAATGTCCGCTTTGCTCTAGTTGAGTATAGGGACCATCCGCCACAAGACAGATCGTTCATCACGAAACCACATGACTTCACTTCCCAGATCGCAACAATGAAATCGTGGTTACGTGACTGCTCAGCCAGCGGTGGTGGTGATGGACCAGAAGCCGTGGTTGACGGATTGCAAGCACTGTTGAATTTCTCCTGGAGAAGTGCTGCGACTAAAATAGCCGTGCTGATTGCTGATGCACCGCCACATGGACTTGGAAATGGTGGGGACGGATTCGAATTGGGGTGTCCTCTCGGGCACGACCCCTTTAAAGTCACAAATAAACTTGCATCTCAAGAGATTACTCTTTATGTCGCTGGCTGTGAACCAAGCATATCATCCTACAAGGATTTTTTCACTGGACTGGCTTACATTACTGGGGGTCAGTATGTTCCTCTTGCGTCCGCTAACAACCTCGCCAAGATTATTGTATGTGGTGCTGAAGAGGAGATGTCACTGGAACATCTGATGAAGACAGAGGTTGGTGCAGCCATCAAACAGTTACAGGACGCAGGTGTTGAATTCGACGATGACCTAATGGAGTTACACCTCTCAGCAGAAATGGCCAGGAAAGGTAtcacaaca includes the following:
- the LOC137277863 gene encoding uncharacterized protein, yielding MSFLDLAFVMDCTGSMGSYIDSARENISLIIDKISSAGGRNVRFALVEYRDHPPQDRSFITKPHDFTSQIATMKSWLRDCSASGGGDGPEAVVDGLQALLNFSWRSAATKIAVLIADAPPHGLGNGGDGFELGCPLGHDPFKVTNKLASQEITLYVAGCEPSISSYKDFFTGLAYITGGQYVPLASANNLAKIIVCGAEEEMSLEHLMKTEVGAAIKQLQDAGVEFDDDLMELHLSAEMARKGITTKKLRRNNVSIGDVSDKAKVISQMADLAEYRRTDLRYARPAAVASAAVGDVFDVEESEVDYAQVQRMVQKSKMRNKALFEE